A genome region from Gossypium hirsutum isolate 1008001.06 chromosome A04, Gossypium_hirsutum_v2.1, whole genome shotgun sequence includes the following:
- the LOC107948870 gene encoding protein DEFECTIVE IN EXINE FORMATION 1 isoform X3 codes for MISFDIRVVWFLFLLITRWSFTYGQDSKNKFRERRATDDELGYPEMDEDALLNTQCPRNLELRWQTEVSSSIFATPLITDINSDGKLDIVVPAFVHYLEVLEGSDGDKMPGWPAFHQSTVHSSPLLFDIDNDGVTEIALATYNGEVLFFRISGYIMTDKLSVPRRKVRKDWYVGLHPDPADRSHPDVHDDLLLEEASNNESHQSHQSILVILAEINGNVPESNLTGFVPTESHSSNDNLSNAENGNKVNVSLKDNTIKLPTGDGNSSLNPEAVGSTEGHNGTSPQRRLLEGNYSKGSQEGSSDSKENVQEAAVENEQGLEADADSSFELFRDTEELGDEYTYDYDDYIDESMWGDEEWTEGEHEKREDYVNIDSHILSTPVIADIDKDGVSEMIVAVSYFFDHEYYDNPEHMKELGGIDIGKYVACGIVVFNLYTRQVKWTRDLDLSTDTANFLAHIYSSPNVVDLDGDGNLDILVGTSFGLFYILDHHGNIRKKFPLEMAEIQSVVIAADINDDGKIELVTTDTHGNVAAWTAQGEEIWETHVKSLVPQGPAVGDVDGDGHTDLVVPTLSGNIFVLSGKDGSIVHPYPYRTHGRVMNQILLVDLSKRGEISKGLTIVTTSFDGYLYLIDGPTSCADVVDIGETSYSMVLADNVDGGDDLDLIVTTMNGNVFCFSTTSPHHPLKAWRSLNQGRNNGANRYNREGIYVTHSSRAFRDEEGKSFWVEIEIVDKHRYPSGFQAPYNVTTTLLVPGNYQGGRRITQRQIFERPGKYKIKLPTVAVRTTGTVIVEMVDRNGLYFSDDFSLTFHLYYYKLLKWLLVIPMLGMFGVLVILRPQEAVPLPSFSRNTDL; via the exons ATGATATCCTTCGACATTAGGGTCGTTTGGTTTCTTTTCCTTTTGATTACTCGCTGGAGTTTCACTTATGGCCAGGACTCCAAAAATAAATTCCGTGAACGAAGGGCCACGGACGACGAACTTGGTTATCCCGAAAT GGATGAAGATGCCTTGTTGAACACACAATGCCCCAGAAATTTAGAACTTAGATGGCAAACAGAGGTCAGCTCTAGCATTTTTGCTACTCCGTTGATCACAGATATCAATAG TGACGGGAAGCTTGATATAGTAGTTCCCGCATTTGTTCACTACCTAGAAGTTCTAGAAGGTTCTGATGGCGACAAAATGCCGG GTTGGCCTGCTTTTCACCAGTCAACCGTGCATTCTAGTCCTCTcctgtttgatattgataatgaTGGTGTCACAGAAATTGCTCTGGCTACCTACAATGGCGAAGTACTTTTTTTCAG GATTTCAGGCTACATTATGACTGATAAATTGTCAGTACCTCGTAGAAAAGTTCGTAAAGATTGGTATGTGGGATTGCATCCTGATCCAGCGGACCGTTCTCATCCAGATGTTCATGATGATTTGCTTTTGGAGGAGGCTTCTA ATAATGAATCACACCAATCACATCAAAGCATCTTGGTTATCCTTGCAGAAATAAATGGAAATGTACCTGAATCTAACCTTACGGGTTTCGTACCAACAGAAAGTCACTCTAGCAATGATAACTTATCAAATGCAGAGAATGGAAACAAAGTAAATGTAAGTCTAAAAGACAATACAATCAAGCTGCCAACTGGTGACGGTAATTCTTCTTTAAACCCTGAAGCAGTGGGAAGCACTGAAGGACATAATGGAACAAGTCCTCAGAGACGACTTCTAGAAGGTAACTACTCAAAAGGTTCCCAGGAAGGTAGTTCTGATTCAAAAGAGAATGTTCAGGAAGCTGCTGTGGAAAATGAACAAGGGTTAGAAGCAGATGCAGATTCATCTTTTGAGTTATTCCGTGATACTGAGGAGTTGGGCGATGAGTATACTTATGATTATGATGATTATATTGATGAATCTATGTGGGGAGATGAAGAGTGGACTGAAGGAGAGCATGAGAAAAGGGAGGATTATGTGAATATTGACTCACACATCTTGTCTACTCCA GTCATAGCAGACATTGATAAGGATGGGGTGTCAGAAATGATTGTTGCTGTTTCCTACTTCTTTGACCATGA GTATTATGACAACCCAGAGCATATGAAGGAACTTGGAGGTATTGATATTGGAAAATACGTTGCTTGTGGAATTGTGGTATTCAATCTTTATACAAGGCAGGTTAAGTGGACAAGAGACTTAGATTTGAGTACAGATACTGCCAACTTCCTAGCACATATATATTCTTCTCCCAATGTTGTTGATTTGGATGGTGATGGAAACTTGGACATCCTTGTTGGAACTTCATTTGGCTTGTTTTATATATTGGATCACCATG GAAATATCAGAAAAAAGTTCCCTCTTGAAATGGCGGAAATCCAAAGTGTTGTAATTGCAGCTGATATCAATGATGATGGCAAGATCGAGCTAGTCACAACAGATACACATGGAAATGTTGCTGCATGGACTGCACAAGGGGAAGAAATTTGGGAAACTCATGTAAAGAGTCTGGTTCCCCAG GGTCCTGCTGTTGGTGATGTTGATGGAGATGGCCACACAGATCTTGTAGTTCCCACTCTCTCAGGGAATATTTTTGTTCTAAGCGGAAAGGATGGTTCCATTGTTCATCCTTATCCATATAGAACTCATGGGCGAGTGATGAATCAAATTCTTCTAGTTGACTTGAGTAAACGAGGGGAGATAAGCAAGGGACTCACTATTGTTACAACATCCTTTGATGGTTATTTATACCTGATAGATGGACCTACATCGTGTGCTGATGTTGTAGACATTGGTGAAACTTC GTATAGCATGGTGTTAGCAGACAATGTCGATGGTGGTGATGATCTAGATCTTATTGTTACAACTATGAACGGAAATGTGTTTTGCTTCTCAACCACTTCCCCACATCATCCTCTCAAG GCATGGAGATCACTTAACCAAGGAAGAAACAATGGTGCAAACCGGTACAACCGTGAGGGAATATATGTTACACATTCATCAAGAGCTTTCCGCGATGAGGAAGGCAAAAGCTTTTGGGTGGAGATTGAGATTGTGGATAAACATAGATATCCATCAGGGTTCCAAGCACCTTACAATGTCACA ACAACATTGTTAGTCCCTGGTAACTACCAAGGAGGAAGAAGGATAACGCAAAGGCAGATCTTTGAGCGTCCAGGAAAATATAAGATAAAACTTCCAACAGTAGCGGTAAGGACTACAGGGACTGTTATTGTGGAGATGGTGGACAGGAATGGACTCTATTTCTCTGATGACTTTTCCCTTACATTCCATTTGTATTACTATAAACTACTGAAGTGGCTTCTCGTCATCCCAATGCTTGGTATGTTTGGTGTGCTTGTCATCCTTCGTCCCCAGGAGGCGGTGCCTCTGCCATCATTCTCCCGAAACACTGACTTGTAA
- the LOC107948870 gene encoding protein DEFECTIVE IN EXINE FORMATION 1 isoform X1: MISFDIRVVWFLFLLITRWSFTYGQDSKNKFRERRATDDELGYPEMDEDALLNTQCPRNLELRWQTEVSSSIFATPLITDINSDGKLDIVVPAFVHYLEVLEGSDGDKMPGWPAFHQSTVHSSPLLFDIDNDGVTEIALATYNGEVLFFRISGYIMTDKLSVPRRKVRKDWYVGLHPDPADRSHPDVHDDLLLEEASKMNAMSKINGNVPESNLTGFVPTESHSSNDNLSNAENGNKVNVSLKDNTIKLPTGDGNSSLNPEAVGSTEGHNGTSPQRRLLEGNYSKGSQEGSSDSKENVQEAAVENEQGLEADADSSFELFRDTEELGDEYTYDYDDYIDESMWGDEEWTEGEHEKREDYVNIDSHILSTPVIADIDKDGVSEMIVAVSYFFDHEYYDNPEHMKELGGIDIGKYVACGIVVFNLYTRQVKWTRDLDLSTDTANFLAHIYSSPNVVDLDGDGNLDILVGTSFGLFYILDHHGNIRKKFPLEMAEIQSVVIAADINDDGKIELVTTDTHGNVAAWTAQGEEIWETHVKSLVPQGPAVGDVDGDGHTDLVVPTLSGNIFVLSGKDGSIVHPYPYRTHGRVMNQILLVDLSKRGEISKGLTIVTTSFDGYLYLIDGPTSCADVVDIGETSYSMVLADNVDGGDDLDLIVTTMNGNVFCFSTTSPHHPLKAWRSLNQGRNNGANRYNREGIYVTHSSRAFRDEEGKSFWVEIEIVDKHRYPSGFQAPYNVTTTLLVPGNYQGGRRITQRQIFERPGKYKIKLPTVAVRTTGTVIVEMVDRNGLYFSDDFSLTFHLYYYKLLKWLLVIPMLGMFGVLVILRPQEAVPLPSFSRNTDL, translated from the exons ATGATATCCTTCGACATTAGGGTCGTTTGGTTTCTTTTCCTTTTGATTACTCGCTGGAGTTTCACTTATGGCCAGGACTCCAAAAATAAATTCCGTGAACGAAGGGCCACGGACGACGAACTTGGTTATCCCGAAAT GGATGAAGATGCCTTGTTGAACACACAATGCCCCAGAAATTTAGAACTTAGATGGCAAACAGAGGTCAGCTCTAGCATTTTTGCTACTCCGTTGATCACAGATATCAATAG TGACGGGAAGCTTGATATAGTAGTTCCCGCATTTGTTCACTACCTAGAAGTTCTAGAAGGTTCTGATGGCGACAAAATGCCGG GTTGGCCTGCTTTTCACCAGTCAACCGTGCATTCTAGTCCTCTcctgtttgatattgataatgaTGGTGTCACAGAAATTGCTCTGGCTACCTACAATGGCGAAGTACTTTTTTTCAG GATTTCAGGCTACATTATGACTGATAAATTGTCAGTACCTCGTAGAAAAGTTCGTAAAGATTGGTATGTGGGATTGCATCCTGATCCAGCGGACCGTTCTCATCCAGATGTTCATGATGATTTGCTTTTGGAGGAGGCTTCTAAAATGAATGCAATGAGCA AAATAAATGGAAATGTACCTGAATCTAACCTTACGGGTTTCGTACCAACAGAAAGTCACTCTAGCAATGATAACTTATCAAATGCAGAGAATGGAAACAAAGTAAATGTAAGTCTAAAAGACAATACAATCAAGCTGCCAACTGGTGACGGTAATTCTTCTTTAAACCCTGAAGCAGTGGGAAGCACTGAAGGACATAATGGAACAAGTCCTCAGAGACGACTTCTAGAAGGTAACTACTCAAAAGGTTCCCAGGAAGGTAGTTCTGATTCAAAAGAGAATGTTCAGGAAGCTGCTGTGGAAAATGAACAAGGGTTAGAAGCAGATGCAGATTCATCTTTTGAGTTATTCCGTGATACTGAGGAGTTGGGCGATGAGTATACTTATGATTATGATGATTATATTGATGAATCTATGTGGGGAGATGAAGAGTGGACTGAAGGAGAGCATGAGAAAAGGGAGGATTATGTGAATATTGACTCACACATCTTGTCTACTCCA GTCATAGCAGACATTGATAAGGATGGGGTGTCAGAAATGATTGTTGCTGTTTCCTACTTCTTTGACCATGA GTATTATGACAACCCAGAGCATATGAAGGAACTTGGAGGTATTGATATTGGAAAATACGTTGCTTGTGGAATTGTGGTATTCAATCTTTATACAAGGCAGGTTAAGTGGACAAGAGACTTAGATTTGAGTACAGATACTGCCAACTTCCTAGCACATATATATTCTTCTCCCAATGTTGTTGATTTGGATGGTGATGGAAACTTGGACATCCTTGTTGGAACTTCATTTGGCTTGTTTTATATATTGGATCACCATG GAAATATCAGAAAAAAGTTCCCTCTTGAAATGGCGGAAATCCAAAGTGTTGTAATTGCAGCTGATATCAATGATGATGGCAAGATCGAGCTAGTCACAACAGATACACATGGAAATGTTGCTGCATGGACTGCACAAGGGGAAGAAATTTGGGAAACTCATGTAAAGAGTCTGGTTCCCCAG GGTCCTGCTGTTGGTGATGTTGATGGAGATGGCCACACAGATCTTGTAGTTCCCACTCTCTCAGGGAATATTTTTGTTCTAAGCGGAAAGGATGGTTCCATTGTTCATCCTTATCCATATAGAACTCATGGGCGAGTGATGAATCAAATTCTTCTAGTTGACTTGAGTAAACGAGGGGAGATAAGCAAGGGACTCACTATTGTTACAACATCCTTTGATGGTTATTTATACCTGATAGATGGACCTACATCGTGTGCTGATGTTGTAGACATTGGTGAAACTTC GTATAGCATGGTGTTAGCAGACAATGTCGATGGTGGTGATGATCTAGATCTTATTGTTACAACTATGAACGGAAATGTGTTTTGCTTCTCAACCACTTCCCCACATCATCCTCTCAAG GCATGGAGATCACTTAACCAAGGAAGAAACAATGGTGCAAACCGGTACAACCGTGAGGGAATATATGTTACACATTCATCAAGAGCTTTCCGCGATGAGGAAGGCAAAAGCTTTTGGGTGGAGATTGAGATTGTGGATAAACATAGATATCCATCAGGGTTCCAAGCACCTTACAATGTCACA ACAACATTGTTAGTCCCTGGTAACTACCAAGGAGGAAGAAGGATAACGCAAAGGCAGATCTTTGAGCGTCCAGGAAAATATAAGATAAAACTTCCAACAGTAGCGGTAAGGACTACAGGGACTGTTATTGTGGAGATGGTGGACAGGAATGGACTCTATTTCTCTGATGACTTTTCCCTTACATTCCATTTGTATTACTATAAACTACTGAAGTGGCTTCTCGTCATCCCAATGCTTGGTATGTTTGGTGTGCTTGTCATCCTTCGTCCCCAGGAGGCGGTGCCTCTGCCATCATTCTCCCGAAACACTGACTTGTAA
- the LOC107948870 gene encoding protein DEFECTIVE IN EXINE FORMATION 1 isoform X2: protein MPGWPAFHQSTVHSSPLLFDIDNDGVTEIALATYNGEVLFFRISGYIMTDKLSVPRRKVRKDWYVGLHPDPADRSHPDVHDDLLLEEASKMNAMSKINGNVPESNLTGFVPTESHSSNDNLSNAENGNKVNVSLKDNTIKLPTGDGNSSLNPEAVGSTEGHNGTSPQRRLLEGNYSKGSQEGSSDSKENVQEAAVENEQGLEADADSSFELFRDTEELGDEYTYDYDDYIDESMWGDEEWTEGEHEKREDYVNIDSHILSTPVIADIDKDGVSEMIVAVSYFFDHEYYDNPEHMKELGGIDIGKYVACGIVVFNLYTRQVKWTRDLDLSTDTANFLAHIYSSPNVVDLDGDGNLDILVGTSFGLFYILDHHGNIRKKFPLEMAEIQSVVIAADINDDGKIELVTTDTHGNVAAWTAQGEEIWETHVKSLVPQGPAVGDVDGDGHTDLVVPTLSGNIFVLSGKDGSIVHPYPYRTHGRVMNQILLVDLSKRGEISKGLTIVTTSFDGYLYLIDGPTSCADVVDIGETSYSMVLADNVDGGDDLDLIVTTMNGNVFCFSTTSPHHPLKAWRSLNQGRNNGANRYNREGIYVTHSSRAFRDEEGKSFWVEIEIVDKHRYPSGFQAPYNVTTTLLVPGNYQGGRRITQRQIFERPGKYKIKLPTVAVRTTGTVIVEMVDRNGLYFSDDFSLTFHLYYYKLLKWLLVIPMLGMFGVLVILRPQEAVPLPSFSRNTDL, encoded by the exons ATGCCGG GTTGGCCTGCTTTTCACCAGTCAACCGTGCATTCTAGTCCTCTcctgtttgatattgataatgaTGGTGTCACAGAAATTGCTCTGGCTACCTACAATGGCGAAGTACTTTTTTTCAG GATTTCAGGCTACATTATGACTGATAAATTGTCAGTACCTCGTAGAAAAGTTCGTAAAGATTGGTATGTGGGATTGCATCCTGATCCAGCGGACCGTTCTCATCCAGATGTTCATGATGATTTGCTTTTGGAGGAGGCTTCTAAAATGAATGCAATGAGCA AAATAAATGGAAATGTACCTGAATCTAACCTTACGGGTTTCGTACCAACAGAAAGTCACTCTAGCAATGATAACTTATCAAATGCAGAGAATGGAAACAAAGTAAATGTAAGTCTAAAAGACAATACAATCAAGCTGCCAACTGGTGACGGTAATTCTTCTTTAAACCCTGAAGCAGTGGGAAGCACTGAAGGACATAATGGAACAAGTCCTCAGAGACGACTTCTAGAAGGTAACTACTCAAAAGGTTCCCAGGAAGGTAGTTCTGATTCAAAAGAGAATGTTCAGGAAGCTGCTGTGGAAAATGAACAAGGGTTAGAAGCAGATGCAGATTCATCTTTTGAGTTATTCCGTGATACTGAGGAGTTGGGCGATGAGTATACTTATGATTATGATGATTATATTGATGAATCTATGTGGGGAGATGAAGAGTGGACTGAAGGAGAGCATGAGAAAAGGGAGGATTATGTGAATATTGACTCACACATCTTGTCTACTCCA GTCATAGCAGACATTGATAAGGATGGGGTGTCAGAAATGATTGTTGCTGTTTCCTACTTCTTTGACCATGA GTATTATGACAACCCAGAGCATATGAAGGAACTTGGAGGTATTGATATTGGAAAATACGTTGCTTGTGGAATTGTGGTATTCAATCTTTATACAAGGCAGGTTAAGTGGACAAGAGACTTAGATTTGAGTACAGATACTGCCAACTTCCTAGCACATATATATTCTTCTCCCAATGTTGTTGATTTGGATGGTGATGGAAACTTGGACATCCTTGTTGGAACTTCATTTGGCTTGTTTTATATATTGGATCACCATG GAAATATCAGAAAAAAGTTCCCTCTTGAAATGGCGGAAATCCAAAGTGTTGTAATTGCAGCTGATATCAATGATGATGGCAAGATCGAGCTAGTCACAACAGATACACATGGAAATGTTGCTGCATGGACTGCACAAGGGGAAGAAATTTGGGAAACTCATGTAAAGAGTCTGGTTCCCCAG GGTCCTGCTGTTGGTGATGTTGATGGAGATGGCCACACAGATCTTGTAGTTCCCACTCTCTCAGGGAATATTTTTGTTCTAAGCGGAAAGGATGGTTCCATTGTTCATCCTTATCCATATAGAACTCATGGGCGAGTGATGAATCAAATTCTTCTAGTTGACTTGAGTAAACGAGGGGAGATAAGCAAGGGACTCACTATTGTTACAACATCCTTTGATGGTTATTTATACCTGATAGATGGACCTACATCGTGTGCTGATGTTGTAGACATTGGTGAAACTTC GTATAGCATGGTGTTAGCAGACAATGTCGATGGTGGTGATGATCTAGATCTTATTGTTACAACTATGAACGGAAATGTGTTTTGCTTCTCAACCACTTCCCCACATCATCCTCTCAAG GCATGGAGATCACTTAACCAAGGAAGAAACAATGGTGCAAACCGGTACAACCGTGAGGGAATATATGTTACACATTCATCAAGAGCTTTCCGCGATGAGGAAGGCAAAAGCTTTTGGGTGGAGATTGAGATTGTGGATAAACATAGATATCCATCAGGGTTCCAAGCACCTTACAATGTCACA ACAACATTGTTAGTCCCTGGTAACTACCAAGGAGGAAGAAGGATAACGCAAAGGCAGATCTTTGAGCGTCCAGGAAAATATAAGATAAAACTTCCAACAGTAGCGGTAAGGACTACAGGGACTGTTATTGTGGAGATGGTGGACAGGAATGGACTCTATTTCTCTGATGACTTTTCCCTTACATTCCATTTGTATTACTATAAACTACTGAAGTGGCTTCTCGTCATCCCAATGCTTGGTATGTTTGGTGTGCTTGTCATCCTTCGTCCCCAGGAGGCGGTGCCTCTGCCATCATTCTCCCGAAACACTGACTTGTAA